From the Argopecten irradians isolate NY chromosome 13, Ai_NY, whole genome shotgun sequence genome, one window contains:
- the LOC138305614 gene encoding fap1 adhesin-like — MDNQECRTCAKQFCSAGGVNQSNVMQMFVKGNVENTSHTLQYDVSSNESNVVRSNDRADVPPTHSIDVSFIPTNVVSKIPPNDISSSVSADVKLDDVTDPNDISPVSQDVSRSTFQNGVSISPADNSGASAQDGVITSSSDGVTSTSDDVSTIQQAGVSTTSHDGVSTIQQAGVTTTSHDDVSQQAGVSTTSHDDVSTIQQAGVSTTSHDDVSTIQQAGVSTTSHDDVSTIQQAGVSTTSHDDVSTIQQAGVSTTSHDDVSTIQQAGVSTTSHDDVSTIQQAGVSTTSHDDVSTIQQAGVSTTSHDDVSTIQQAGVSTTSHDDVSTIQQAGVSTTSHDDVSTIQQAGVSTTSHDDVSTIKQAGVSTTSHDDVSTIQQAGVSTTSHDDVSTIQQAGVSTTSHDDVSTIQQAGVSTTSHDDVSTIQQAGVSTTSHDDVSTIQQAGVSTTSHDDVSTIKQAGVSTTSHDDVSTTPTDDIKTNSPDVDIATQMNDVSTFKQRTTSGDPRRSTSINDIITTSADYIRTSPYGSKIKPPAEVIDGYVTGSVDGYVTGSVDEYVTGYVDGYVTGSVDGFVTGSVDGYVTGSVDGFVTGSVDGYVTGSVDGYVTGSVDGYVTGSIDEYVCDFVDGYVCDFVDGYVTGSVDGYVCDFVDGYVTGSVDGYVTGSVDGYVTGSVDEYVCDFVDGYVTGSVDEYVCDFVDGYVTGSVDEYVCDFVDGYVTGSVDGYVTGSVDEYVCDFVDGYVTGSVDGYVTGSVDGYVCDFVDGYVTGSVDEYVCDFVDGYVTGSVDEYVCDFVDGYVTGSVDEYVCDFGDGYVTGSVDEYVCDSVDGYVTGSVDEYVCDFVDGYVTGSVDEYVCDFVDGYVTGSVDEYVCDFGDGYVTGSVDGFVTEPVDGMWMNVSMDLCLNMSMGM, encoded by the exons ATGGATAATCAAGAATGCAGAACATGTGCTAAACAGTTCTGTTCTGCCGGGGGTGTCAATCAGTCCAACGTCATGCAGATGTTCGTAAAGGGGAATGTAGAGAATACCAGTCATACCCTCCAATATGACGTCAGCTCTAATGAATCAAATGTCGTCAGATCAAACGATCGAGCTGACGTCCCTCCTACCCATTCAATTGATGTAAGTTTCATTCCTACGAACGTCGTTAGTAAGATTCCTCCTAATGACATCAGCTCTTCAGTTAGTGCTGACGTCAAGTTAGATGACGTCACCGATCCAAATGACATCAGTCCTGTTTCTCAAGACGTCTCGAGAAGTACATTTCAAAATGGAGTTAGTATTTCCCCTGCAGATAACTCCGGTGCATCTGCACAAGATGGTGTCATAACTTCTTCTTCAGATGGCGTAACAAGTACATCAGACGACGTAAGCACTATCCAACAAGCTGGCGTCAGCACAACCTCTCATGACGGCGTCAGTACTATCCAACAAGCTGGCGTCACCACAACCTCTCATGACGACGTGAGCCAACAAGCTGGCGTCAGTACAACCTCTCATGACGACGTGAGCACTATCCAACAAGCTGGCGTCAGCACAACCTCTCATGACGACGTCAGTACTATCCAACAAGCTGGCGTCAGCACAACCTCTCATGACGACGTGAGCACTATCCAACAAGCTGGCGTCAGCACAACCTCTCATGACGACGTGAGCACTATCCAACAAGCTGGCGTCAGTACAACCTCTCATGACGACGTGAGCACTATCCAACAAGCTGGCGTCAGCACAACCTCTCATGACGACGTGAGCACTATCCAACAAGCTGGCGTCAGTACAACCTCTCATGACGACGTGAGCACTATCCAACAAGCTGGCGTCAGTACAACCTCTCATGACGACGTGAGCACTATCCAACAAGCTGGCGTTAGCACAACCTCTCATGACGACGTGAGCACTATCCAACAAGCTGGCGTCAGTACAACCTCTCATGACGACGTGAGCACTATCCAACAAGCTGGCGTCAGTACAACCTCTCATGACGACGTGAGCACTATCAAACAAGCTGGCGTCAGTACAACCTCTCATGACGACGTGAGCACTATCCAACAAGCTGGCGTTAGCACAACCTCTCATGACGACGTGAGCACTATCCAACAAGCTGGCGTCAGTACAACCTCTCATGACGACGTGAGCACTATCCAACAAGCTGGCGTCAGCACAACCTCTCATGACGACGTGAGCACTATCCAACAAGCTGGCGTCAGTACAACCTCTCATGACGACGTGAGCACTATCCAACAAGCTGGCGTCAGTACAACCTCTCATGACGACGTGAGCACTATCAAACAAGCTGGCGTCAGTACAACCTCTCATGACGACGTGAGCACTACTCCTACAGATGACATAAAGACTAATTCTCCGGATGTTGACATAGCTACACAAATGAATGACGTCAGTACTTTTAAACAAAGAACCACATCCGGAGATCCCAGAAGATCCACCtccataaatgatattataacTACATCTGCAGATTACATCAGAACTTCTCCGTATGGCAGCAAAATTAAACCCCCAGCCGAGGTCA TCGATGGGTATGTGACTGGATCTGTCGATGGGTATGTGACTGGATCTGTCGATGAGTATGTGACTGGATATGTCGATGGGTATGTGACTGGATCTGTCGATGGGTTTGTGACTGGATCTGTCGATGGGTATGTGACTGGATCTGTCGATGGGTTTGTGACTGGATCTGTCGATGGGTATGTGACTGGATCTGTCGATGGGTATGTGACTGGATCTGTCGATGGGTATGTGACTGGATCTATCGATGAGTATGTGTGTGATTTTGTCGATGGGTATGTGTGTGATTTTGTCGATGGGTATGTGACTGGATCTGTCGATGGGTATGTGTGTGATTTTGTCGATGGGTATGTGACTGGATCTGTCGATGGGTATGTGACTGGATCTGTCGATGGGTATGTGACTGGATCTGTCGATGAGTATGTGTGTGATTTTGTCGATGGGTATGTGACTGGATCTGTCGATGAGTATGTGTGTGATTTTGTCGATGGGTATGTGACTGGATCTGTCGATGAGTATGTGTGTGATTTTGTCGATGGGTATGTGACTGGATCTGTCGATGGGTATGTGACTGGATCTGTCGATGAGTATGTGTGTGATTTTGTCGATGGGTATGTGACTGGATCTGTCGATGGGTATGTGACTGGATCTGTCGATGGGTATGTGTGTGATTTTGTCGATGGGTATGTGACTGGATCTGTCGATGAGTATGTGTGTGATTTTGTCGATGGGTATGTGACTGGATCTGTCGATGAGTATGTGTGTGATTTTGTCGATGGGTATGTGACTGGATCTGTCGATGAGTATGTGTGTGATTTTGGCGATGGGTATGTGACTGGATCTGTCGATGAGTATGTGTGTGATTCTGTCGATGGGTATGTGACTGGATCTGTCGATGAGTATGTGTGTGATTTTGTCGATGGGTATGTGACTGGATCTGTCGATGAGTATGTGTGTGATTTTGTCGATGGGTATGTGACTGGATCTGTCGATGAGTATGTGTGTGATTTTGGCGATGGGTATGTGACTGGATCTGTCGATGGGTTTGTGACTGAACCTGTCGATGGGATGTGGATGAACGTGTCGATGGATTTGTGTCTGAACATGTCGATGGGTATGTGA